The DNA sequence CTTCCGGCGAGTGGAGTCCGACGGGATGGGCGTAACGTCTTCGATGCGACCAATCTTCATCGAGGAACGCGCGAGCGCACGCAGCGCCGACTGGGCGCCCGGTCCCGGCGTTTTGGTGCGGTTTCCGCCCGTAGCACGCAGCTTAATGTGAAGCGCGGTGATGCCGAGCGATTTGCACTTTTCCGCAACGTCCTATTGTATTTGCGAATATtaggatagaaaaaaaaagattaattcCAACTAGCACAGATACCACACACATCACGATCACGGATCGGGCCTTTTCTTACCTGAGCGGCCAACATAGCGGCGTAAGGCGAGGCCTCATCGCGATCAGCTTTGACCTTCATGCCGCCGGTCACGCGCGAGATAGTTTCCTTGCCGGACAGGTCCGTAACGTGGACAAAGGTATCGTTGAAACTGGCGTAGATGTGCGCCACCCCAAACACGACCTCACCGTCGCGAACCTGCGGTCCGAGCGACACTTGCACTTCCTCCTTCACAACTTTGTTCTTTCGTGACGGGGCCATGATGCAACTAAGTTactaaaaagataaaaaaaaaaagatcaaacaATATTAATACGGGGCGGTTGGCTTTGATATTCACTGAGAGCGCAAGAGGTGTGCCGATtggtaaacaaaaatcaccCAACAACTGGCTATATGGTTGGTTTATCATTTAAATTAGCATATTCAGAAACAGCCACATCACGCACTATCGTTTTACAGTGAATTGTTAATGTAGAATGTTCGAAAACATTTAAACGGAATTATGCCCATATTAAAAATTTCATACCTCGTAGCGAGTCCTCCGTGCTTTTCGTTTCAGCGGAAGTAGGAAAAAGGCATAATAAAAGCTGACAGATTCGATTGAAATAATCAGCAATGCCAAAGGCGTTTCTACAGGCTTTTTTTGCGGTGACCTGAAAAGGCGGAAACAGTTCGCTATCTACAGCACGACCGCCTCGGCCAAGGTTTATAGTAGcgatttcgagcagtttggAAATTTGCGAGCATTGCAAAAGTGAAGGTTTTTGCTCGATTCTAGGGTAGCTTTCCTGTTTTCGTCAagctagtgcagcagtttcactaCTCAAAACTGCTCATACATctacaatttttattatttttcatgataGCGATATTATtttggttgataaactatATTAGTACGTTACGCTATGTTTTATTTACCATTTCAAAGCCATTTTTCAgaaatattcgtgaaaataCAAATGTTCCTACTCCAATAGccaaaattgcttaagcagctaattttggcatgctaaagatcgctgcttgaattcccaaatagccagaattgcttaagcagctcattttggcacgctaaagatcgctgctctaattcgccttttgcagtagttaaacagcatcaaagttctatgtgggtctttcaaacagcgcctaagcagcttccttatgccacaaTGCCAgcgattatttttctttgtgttttattttcaagcaagcgtcatcgatgatataaacaacaatttttttttcgtttaaacacatgtgtatatttttaaatcctttgtattgatgaattacacaaaattttacacaatttactgataattcacaatcacttcactcaaatttcattcttcaattaacgaatctaacttgtgcagcagcaatgagattattgccggcgtccgtctttgacactttgacgaCACGctatctcgtaccgatgtcatgcattaaaaagctataaagttccaccaagttcggtacgctttcttaacaagccttcaagttccaccatgaaccctacacatagtgctaatcagccgcaaaattccaaagagtaccatgtgcctgttaaaaagctccatagttccgcaaagtaccgtctatctcttaatcagccacaaagtacgacatcggaccgatgtttcgttaaacagccctaaatcagctataaagtacgagctggctatttgggtagaTTCCttttaggttgagagcttgagtcaTTTAGAACTcatttagtggtcgtttagtggagtTGTGGCACatgagaaaaaataatacaagatgtgtcaaaactgctcgaatgggTAAATTAACGACTATTATTAGTTGCAATAGGATTTTAAGAAATATCATTTCATTATtcttaaaaagaaaaaccgtgAAATAGACCATACGATAAGGATAGTTCAGGGAACGtccttataaaaaaaagataataacaGTGTAATACCGATCTGTCAGGCAGATGCCGCATGTGCTAAAGCTTTGACCATTCCCTAATTGGGTCATTTGCTGACGTTTCCTACTCGATGAcgtttgacatttgtttaCGTATATACAAAACTGGTtacgctcgcacacacaacTTCACCTGCAGTCGAAACTTATACCGCTTCCACAGAACGGGAACATTCCTATTTTTCAGTTAGaaagtaattttttttccattaccGTCAAAACTTTGACGTAGCGATTTACTGAACGCTTCAACCGCCTGGTAAAGCAATACTTATTCGTAGCGATATTACGGGCAGCAAAGTCGCTTCATGGAGAAATATCTCGCTGAAGCTTTATTGGTGAATGTAATCGTGTGCTAGTGTTTGCCACGGTGCGTGAGGGTGTGGGAGAAGCGAAACTGGTACAGGGGGAGGACGGAGAAAGCGGCTGATCGTAAATGCTCTCTCACATAATATAGCCCATTGTTATCTGAGGCGGACCCGAAAAACCGTGGCGGTTCCCGGTGTGCatgcgacagcagcagcagcagtagcagcagaaaTTTGGACACGTAGTCAAATTGCTCGCCAACCGGTACGATGCGCGTGACGAACATACGGGGCGGCCGGATTTTCCGGATCGCAGTTAGCCTGGCAATCGTGATCATGATCCTGTACATGATTGCGACCTGGTCCGGCGTGGACCACCACACGGTGAAGGACGCGTACAATGCCCGGTTGGCGGCGATGCGTGGACACGGCGGTGACGTCGGCGACGGCGAGCAGGACCGGAACCACCCGAAGGAGGTGCCGCAGCTGGTGGAGGGCCTGGGCAACTTCGAGCCGGCGGACAAACCGATGGTGGACGGTCCGGGCGAGGGCGGCAAGGCGTACGTGCTGCCCGAGGACCAGCAAAACCGGGCGACCGATGCGGAGATGGAGTACGGCATGAACATCGTGGTGTCGGATGCGATCTCGCTCGATCGCACGATCAAGGACACGCGGCTGGAGGAGTGCAAGCACTGGGACTACCCGTACCACCTGCCGCGCACCAGCGTCGTGATCGTGTTCCACAACGAGGGCTTCAGCGTGCTGATGCGCACGGTCCACTCGGTGCTGAACCGCTCGCCGAAGCACCTGCTGCACGAGATCATCCTCGTGGACGACTACTCGGACAAGGAGGACCTGAAGGGCAAGCTGGAGCGCTACATCGAGCGGTTCGACGGCATGGTGCGCCTGATACGGAACAGCGAGCGGGAGGGCCTGATCCGGACGCGGTCGCGCGGCGCCAAGGAAGCGACCGGCGAGGTGATTGTGTACCTGGACGCCCACTGCGAGGTCAACACGAACTggctgccgccgctgctggcACCGATCCACCGGGACCGCACCGTCATGACCGTGCCGATCATCGACGGCATCGACCACAAGACGTTCGAGTACCGGCCGGTGTACGCGGACGGGCACCACTACCGTGGCATCTTCGAGTGGGGCATGCTGTACAAGGAGAACGAGGTGCCGCGGCGGGAGCAGAAGCGCCGCAAGCACGACAGCGAGCCGTACCGCAGCCCGACCCACGCCGGCGGCCTGTTCGCCATCAATCGGAAGTTTTTCCTCGAGCTGGGCGCGTACGATTCCGGCCTGCTCGTCTGGGGCGGCGAGAACTTCGAGCTGAGCTTCAAGATTTGGCAGTGCGGCGGCAGCATCGAGTGGGTGCCGTGCTCGCGCGTCGGCCACGTCTACCGCGGCTTCATGCCGTACAACTTCGGCAAGCTCGCGAACAAGAAGAAGGGCCCGCTGATTACGATCAACTACAAGCGCGTCATCGAAACGTGGTTCGACGGGCCGTACAAGGAGTACTTCTACACGCGCGAGCCGCTCGCCCGCTTCCTCGACATGGGCGACATCAGCGAGCAGCTGGCGCTGAAGGAGCGGCTGCAGTGCAAGAGCTTCCAGTGGTACATGGACAACGTGGCGTACGACGTGCTGGACAAGTACCCGATGCTGCCGGCGAACGTGAAGTGGGGCGAGCTGCAGAACGTCGGCAAGGAGAAGTGCGTGGACGCGCTCGGCCGGCAGCCGCCCGCCGTCATCGGGCTGCAGCAATGCCATGGCCAGGGCCACAATCAGCTTATTCGGCTGAACGGTGCGGGCCAGCTGGGCGTTGGGGAGCGCTGCATCGAGGCGTACAACTCCGAGATCAAGCTCGCCTTCTGCCGGCTCGGCACGGTCGACGGGCCGTGGCAGTACGACGAGCAGTCCGGCACGCTGCTACACCGAACGCACAAAAAGTGTATGGGCTACCAGCCGCAAACCCGCCAGCTAGCGCTGATGCCGTGCGACATCAACAACGCGTACCAGTCGTGGAAGTTTAAAGAAATTCAACCGCACTGGTAAGGGCGTACCTTGGACGGACCAGGGCGCGGGACCTCCGTTTTGCAATCGAACCGGCACGCGCACGGTGCTCCTTTGCGGCAGCAAGGGCGAAAGGGGGAGACGCTGGTGATTAGTTGAGTATTCTAGTACGGTAGTATCATCGGGAGGCTGAAACTTATCAATCAAAGGTCGATCGATGAAACCGACCGTTTTCGTGAAGACGCGTACACACATTATTTCGCTGAGGGAAGGGTTTAATAGAATGGACATgcttgttgtaaaaaaaaaaacagagaagaaAGTATGGTTAACGAGCCAACCATAGCATACAACAATAAACGGTTGGGGCTGAGAGAAGACTGCTGAAAGCATTTTGTGGAACAATATAGGTTATcaatatcaacaacaacaacaatcaacaatTTCAGTCCAACGGCATTTGCGCGAATGCGCCTCTAAGTTAATCGTATATGCGTTGTGAAAAGCAGTTTAGCGGAGTTGTAGAATTTCTGGAAGATTCACCGATGTtacgcaaaaagaaaaaaacaaacaaacaaaaattaaggATTGAATAAACAATTAGTGATACTTGACTAGACAAAACTATATAACTCGGGATGTTAGTTGAATACTATTCCAGACAAcctatcttttttttctccgaaTATAGGAACTCGAAGAACTCGATTTGTTACATGTGCTTGGTACAGTATTTGGAAGAGCACAGTGGAACTCCTCATAACGAGTTTAATCCGTTCCAATTAATGTTGGGTtgcatgaatctttcgttgagattcattcatatgaatcttcagtgatgagtgattcgaatctcgaGTCGAATCTtcaaggattcatgaatctctaaagattcgcgaatctccaaagattcatgaatctataTCATTCATGAACCTAtgagattcataaatccattaaaatccATATATCCCTAAGGATTCaagaatctttagagatgAATGATTTCctaaatattgaatttgcccAATTCCACCTAAAGTTTGCTCATTGTCGGTTCAAGCCTCGCgtggaccgtctccccgtagcaaaacaaacgatcaaAAACAAAGCCTTTTGAGCCTAATGAATTTTTcgatattcatgaatctttgaaattcATGAGTCTTTCCAAACGAGATTCAGAATCattccaaagattcattcagattcatgaatctgaatctgaTTTACCCAAAACAAGTTCCAATGACTCACTCGTTATGCGGGAggctcttttttatttgtatgaaaagtgaaataattggtTCCAGTGGATGAAAAGTGTAGGTATATTGAAATTATATGTATCACAACCTTACGGACTACCTCCATGTGCCAATAGTAATGCATTGATCAATTCTTAGTATCTTAGTGTTTGTATGACTACGCGAGTTTTGGACTGGCAATGGGCGTTAATAGGGCCAATCACGTGAATCAAACGGAAaagtatcaaacaaaaccaccctAGTCTAACGGACAAAAAATTGGTATTATACAAACTTTTTAgtgatttctttattttttcggatcataatagaaaataaacatttttgatacttttcTCGAACACTAAAGTCGCATATATATTGTCCCTTAAAATTCGGTTTTTTGACTCGTTGAAATTTACTCGTTGTAAGGGGTACTAGTTATGAGGGGTTCCACTGTATTTGGAACTTAtttgtataaaattttatgcgtgattcttctttttgcaaAACCTTAAATTATAGCCAACCAGACAATCCGGTTGAAGCAGGAACTCTAAAAAATTATCACTGGTTCGGAGTAACGTGCTTCTCGAAAATTCTTCCCAATTGAATGCTTTAAAGAGCTTTATTTCTCGTCTTAAACCACCAAATTTAGTCAAAATTACCCATATTTTCAATGTGCTTTGGTCGAACAACGCGTCATTCGAATTACGCTAATGGCTTCGGAACGCATTGCCCACGTAGCTCGAGAACCGACGCTACCTTATCTAATATTGATGTAATATTctgatgaaattgaatttaactCTTCTAGTTGTCATGATTGTTACCCTTCATGTATATTACCATAAATACGTTCTTGAAGCCTTATGAGCTAAAGCCGTTCAACTTGCAAACTTGATgcattgtttgattttgattttagaTTAAATTACTTAATATACACTTTTTGATTCTAACGAAGCTGCCACAAAGCTACTGTCTTTCATGGAAAAGCACATGTATAATTCTTGACGATGATGGAATCAATTTATTAAAGATACAAAACCTCTTTCGGTCCTAGCCTCGGGGGCACGTATACTAAAATTGAAAAGATACAGAGGAGGTTTTTATGACCCCTGCCAAAACAAAGTGTCTCTCGCGATGCGTAAGCTCTAGCAGTTTGGTTATCAATGCTTTTTATCATTGAAGCGCAAAAGATTAAATCAATGTCCCCTATATTCGACAAGCTTAATGGCCATTAAATCAGTGGTTGTCAAAAACGAAATAAGGTGGATTTATAACCGTTTATCGTATAATGTTTTCTGGAAATTATCTTATTTTGTTCTATGAAAGCCTTTTATGTAACGGTTAtcataaatcaattatttgactgtgataaaaaagaataaataaatttttattcccagaaatcaaaattattcattttttttgctgatgctTTTATGAACTGTTAGTTAAGATGCCGACCTCTGACATGAGCaatttttgcttcaattttaCAAGCCACAAGTTGTTACTCCTTTCATAAGTATTCCAGATTTTAGAGCAGATGCACACGTGCCTTGAGTAACTATGTATAATCAAAGAAATCTTTCTAAAAGTTTC is a window from the Anopheles merus strain MAF chromosome X, AmerM5.1, whole genome shotgun sequence genome containing:
- the LOC121597097 gene encoding 40S ribosomal protein S14a; translated protein: MAPSRKNKVVKEEVQVSLGPQVRDGEVVFGVAHIYASFNDTFVHVTDLSGKETISRVTGGMKVKADRDEASPYAAMLAAQDVAEKCKSLGITALHIKLRATGGNRTKTPGPGAQSALRALARSSMKIGRIEDVTPIPSDSTRRKGGRRGRRL
- the LOC121594433 gene encoding N-acetylgalactosaminyltransferase 7, which produces MRVTNIRGGRIFRIAVSLAIVIMILYMIATWSGVDHHTVKDAYNARLAAMRGHGGDVGDGEQDRNHPKEVPQLVEGLGNFEPADKPMVDGPGEGGKAYVLPEDQQNRATDAEMEYGMNIVVSDAISLDRTIKDTRLEECKHWDYPYHLPRTSVVIVFHNEGFSVLMRTVHSVLNRSPKHLLHEIILVDDYSDKEDLKGKLERYIERFDGMVRLIRNSEREGLIRTRSRGAKEATGEVIVYLDAHCEVNTNWLPPLLAPIHRDRTVMTVPIIDGIDHKTFEYRPVYADGHHYRGIFEWGMLYKENEVPRREQKRRKHDSEPYRSPTHAGGLFAINRKFFLELGAYDSGLLVWGGENFELSFKIWQCGGSIEWVPCSRVGHVYRGFMPYNFGKLANKKKGPLITINYKRVIETWFDGPYKEYFYTREPLARFLDMGDISEQLALKERLQCKSFQWYMDNVAYDVLDKYPMLPANVKWGELQNVGKEKCVDALGRQPPAVIGLQQCHGQGHNQLIRLNGAGQLGVGERCIEAYNSEIKLAFCRLGTVDGPWQYDEQSGTLLHRTHKKCMGYQPQTRQLALMPCDINNAYQSWKFKEIQPHW